From the genome of Bifidobacterium asteroides, one region includes:
- the fdxA gene encoding ferredoxin has protein sequence MTYVIAQPCVDVKDKACVDECPVDCIYEGPRNLYINPNECIDCGACEPVCPVEAIFYEEDLPEEWTWFKDASEDFFAQVGDAGGAQAQGPYDHDHPKVAALPHQDNFVCIQPESRSQRAVWVRKDQTE, from the coding sequence ATGACCTACGTAATCGCCCAGCCCTGCGTGGACGTCAAAGACAAGGCCTGCGTGGATGAGTGCCCGGTGGATTGCATCTACGAGGGCCCTAGGAATCTATACATCAATCCCAACGAATGCATCGACTGCGGTGCCTGTGAGCCAGTCTGCCCTGTGGAAGCGATCTTCTACGAAGAAGACCTGCCGGAGGAATGGACTTGGTTCAAGGATGCCTCTGAAGACTTCTTTGCCCAGGTCGGCGATGCAGGCGGCGCCCAGGCCCAGGGACCCTACGATCACGACCATCCAAAGGTCGCCGCGCTGCCACACCAGGATAATTTCGTCTGCATTCAGCCGGAATCACGCAGCCAGCGCGCGGTCTGGGTCCGCAAGGACCAAACGGAATGA
- a CDS encoding DNA-3-methyladenine glycosylase — MKARSSQDDHLVFPDFLDRPVEEAARMLLGCFIIRDYESEGEQARVRIVETEAYDQNDPASHAYQGRTARNAALFGPSGHMYVYFTYGMHYCMNISCQEDGFGAGVLIRACQPTQGLDLLRSHRHGRHSDRDLANGPAKLCQALDIDKRNYGHDLRKPPIRLAMAGLDQDETITATPRIGISHAKKTLRRFVITGNPCLSR; from the coding sequence ATGAAGGCCCGTTCAAGCCAAGACGATCACCTGGTCTTCCCTGACTTTTTGGACCGCCCTGTGGAGGAGGCAGCCCGGATGCTTCTGGGCTGCTTTATCATTCGCGATTATGAGTCGGAAGGTGAGCAGGCCAGGGTTCGGATCGTGGAAACCGAAGCCTACGATCAAAATGATCCGGCCAGCCACGCCTACCAAGGGCGAACGGCCCGCAACGCTGCCCTCTTCGGCCCCAGCGGGCATATGTATGTCTACTTCACTTATGGAATGCACTATTGCATGAATATCTCCTGCCAGGAGGACGGGTTCGGCGCTGGGGTGCTGATTCGAGCCTGTCAGCCAACGCAGGGTCTGGACCTTCTGCGCAGCCATAGGCACGGCCGTCACTCGGACCGGGATTTGGCCAACGGGCCCGCCAAGCTCTGCCAGGCCTTGGACATCGACAAGCGCAACTATGGCCATGATCTCAGAAAACCACCCATCCGCCTGGCAATGGCGGGACTGGACCAGGACGAGACCATCACGGCAACACCGCGGATAGGCATATCGCACGCCAAAAAGACTCTACGGAGATTCGTCATCACCGGCAATCCCTGCCTGTCGCGATGA